The window AAACATTTCAGCAACTTGTTTATAACAATCCAAGGGCTTACTTACAAAAAGAGAAGTTAAGCAGGACCTTTGAAAATGAGTGGGATAAAGTAGTGCCTCAGGGAAAAGTATTACTGCTGGAAGCTATCGGAAACCATAACAGGGGAACAAAGTTTTTAAACGGAAATCATTTAATAGACAGCCAATTGGTAAAGGTTTTTGATGACCTGTGTGCTGCAATGCCTGAATTCTATTATGGCAGATTTGATATTAGAACGAGATCGGTAGAAGATCTACGACAGGGAAAGAGATTTAAAATCCTTGAAGTGAACGGGGTTGGGGCCGAACCTACACATATTTACGATCCAGGTTATAAATTAACCGACGGATGGAAAGATATGCTCCATATCTGGAAAGTGACTTATAAGATTGCTATGCAAAACAAAGAAAAAGGAGAGGTGTTTCCTAAGTATGCCGAAGCAAAACGTCGTTGGAACCTTTATCGCGATTATAAGAGAGTGGCTTTTTAAAGCTGTAAAACTGATTTTTTTTAAAAACTTCCCAGAACAAAATATCGAATTGTACTTTTGTTCGAATAAAATTGCTACAATGTATTCAAGAGAAAAACAATTGAAAGCTTTTGACAGGCTACTAACGATAATGGATGAGCTTCGGGAGCAATGTCCGTGGGATAGAAAGCAGACCATGCAGTCCCTACGGCATTTAACCATCGAAGAAACATATGAACTGGGGGACGCTATTTTAGATAACGATCTGGATGAAGTAAAAAAAGAACTTGGGGACTTATTGCTCCATATTGTTTTCTACGCTAAAATAGGTAGTGAAAAAAGTAGTTTCGATATTGCTGATGTGGCAGATTCCATATGTGACAAGCTGGTAGACAGACATCCGCATATTTATGGAGATGTTGAGGTGAAAGATGAAGAGGAGGTAAAGAGAAATTGGGAAAGCCTAAAGCTTAAGGAAGGGAAAAAAAGTGTCCTGGAAGGGGTCCCTAAAAGCCTTCCTGCCTTGGTAAAAGCCAACCGGATTCAGGATAAGGTTGCCGGTGTTGGCTTTGATTGGGAAAAGCCGGAACAGGTGTGGGAAAAATTAAAAGAAGAATTATCCGAGTTTGAAGAAGAGGTGAAGGTTGGCGACAAAGATAAGATAGAAGCCGAATTTGGAGATGTTATGTTTAGCATGATCAATTATG of the Zhouia spongiae genome contains:
- the mazG gene encoding nucleoside triphosphate pyrophosphohydrolase gives rise to the protein MYSREKQLKAFDRLLTIMDELREQCPWDRKQTMQSLRHLTIEETYELGDAILDNDLDEVKKELGDLLLHIVFYAKIGSEKSSFDIADVADSICDKLVDRHPHIYGDVEVKDEEEVKRNWESLKLKEGKKSVLEGVPKSLPALVKANRIQDKVAGVGFDWEKPEQVWEKLKEELSEFEEEVKVGDKDKIEAEFGDVMFSMINYARFLDVNPENALERTNKKFIKRFRYLEQKSAEINKQLKDMTLAEMDVFWEEAKKL